A genome region from Euphorbia lathyris chromosome 4, ddEupLath1.1, whole genome shotgun sequence includes the following:
- the LOC136227519 gene encoding uncharacterized protein — translation MAAKIGPPSFSCVATALSSSYKPRRASQLRFSEKPFLQLHYDSQTLGNAKVNVCRPIGCPLRLNRNPARQNVLFATSEDEPQFTEVESDALELEEDHSSTAETLSPASGSFSLSRGTDGKPGLISFYNRPYKIQDEIIKSNVQKKQSSLLWLMGPAVLVASFIFPSLYLRKIFSTVFEDSLLTDFLILFFTEALFYCGVAIFLLLIDHIRRPVELQSVANGGTTLAPELGQRISSVAALVLSLIIPLVTMGLVWPWTGPAASATLAPFLVGIVVQFAFEQYARLRRSPSWPVIPIIFQVYRLHQLNRAAQLVTALSFTVRGAEMTSHNLEISSSLSTLLNVLQFLGVICMWSLSSFLMKFYSPAATTSE, via the exons CTGAGATTCtcagaaaaaccatttcttcaACTGCATTATGATTCTCAAACACTCGGCAATGCTAAAG TCAACGTGTGCCGCCCCATAGGTTGCCCGTTGAGACTAAACAGAAATCCTGCAAGACAAAATGTGCTTTTTGCAACTTCTGAAGATGAGCCACAATTCACTGAGGTTGAATCAGATGCACTGGAGCTAGAAGAAGATCACAGTTCTACAGCTGAAACACTTTCTCCTGCAAGCGGTTCCTTTAGTCTTTCTCGGGGAACTGATGGAAAACCGGGTTTAATTTCGTTTTATAATCGCCCTTACAAGATACAAGATGAGATCATCAAATCTAATGTGCAAAAGAAACAGAGTAGCCTATTATGGTTAATGGGTCCTGCTGTCCTTGTAGCGTCTTTCATTTTCCCGTCACTTTACTTGCGGAAAATATTCTCCACAGTATTTGAGGACTCTTTGCTGACAG ATTTCCTCATACTATTCTTCACAGAAGCTCTTTTCTACTGTGGTGTTGCGATTTTTCTTCTGCTAATAGACCATATAAGGAGGCCAGTGGAATTACAGTCTGTTGCAAATGGTGGCACTACCCTGGCTCCCGAGTTGGGACAACGAATATCTTCCGTTGCTGCCCTCGTGTTGAGTCTTATAATTCCTTTGGTGACTATGGGCTTGGTATGGCCATGGACCGGCCCTGCAGCTTCTGCTACCCTGGCGCCTTTCCTAGTTGGTATCGTTGTTCAATTTGCATTCGAGCAGTATGCAAGATTGAGGAGGTCACCTTCATGGCCTGTCATTCCTATAATTTTCCAA GTTTATAGATTGCACCAATTGAATAGAGCGGCGCAACTGGTAACAGCTCTGTCATTTACAGTGAGAGGAGCTGAAATGACCTCTCACAACTTGGAGATAAGCAGTTCTTTGAGTACACTTTTGAATGTCCTTCAATTCCTCGGTGTAATATGCATGTGGTCACTCTCAAGCTTCCTTATGAAGTTTTATTCCCCAGCTGCCACAACTTCTGAGTGA